Genomic segment of Malus domestica chromosome 15, GDT2T_hap1:
AGCATACACAGTCATCAACTAACATAACGTCTTTCATATACCGATGTAttaaagactgtttactaccctcatgttttgtggttttcaacatttagtatatcaagtttttttcgtctcagattcatacctaaagtgtaaattttgggacagtctcatacatctattagtcaaactgttaaatctgccgttaattgtgacatGGCACCatgattgggcgccacgtgtcatccacgttttttttttcttttcttcttccttcttcttcaacatttttttttgttttcttcctccttctcattcttccttcctccttcttccttctccttctccttcttcttcttcttcttcttcctccgaatctggggaattttttttttcttcttcttcctccttcttcctctttctttttcttcttcttcctccgactgcaacttttttttttcttccttcccccttctccttcttccttccccttcttctccttgttcttccttcttcctcttcttcctccgaatctggggaagatgaaggtttttttttttttttttttttgtttttttttgttttttgttttttcttctttcttcttcttcctcctccttcttccttcttcttcttcattcttccttcgactgcaacttttttttttcttcctcctttttcttcttctccttcttccttcctccttcttccttccccttcttctccttcttccttcttccttcttccttcttcttcatcttcctcaaaaaaaaaaaaaaatcttcatcttccccagatttgaagaagaaggaacaagaaggaagaaggggaaggaagaaggaggaagaaagaaggagaatgaggaagaaaaaaaaaaggttgcagtcggaggaagaagaagaagaagaagaataaagaagaagaaggaggaaaaaggaggaagaagaagaaagaagaaaaaagaaaaaaaaaaaaaaaacttctccagattcggaggaagatgaagaagaaggaagaatgagaagaaggggaaggaagaatgaagaaggaggaaggaggaaggaagaaggagaaggaggaagaaaaaaaaaattgcagaagaaagaagaaaagaaaaaaaaacgtggatgacacgtggcgcccaatcatgtcgccacgtcacaattaatggcaaatttaacagtttgactaacggatgtatgagactgtcccaaaatttacactttaggtatgaatctgagacgaaaaaaacttgatgtactagaTGTTGAAAACTACAAAACATAAGAGTTTTACccttaaatttattttgaacttGTAAGCAAGAAACTGCGACAATATTCAAGTGTCACTATTCAAGTGTCACGCCTTTAATTTTCACTTGATTGTTGGATGAGCCAAAAGCAACCGCCTGAACCCAACCAACCGAAAGCCCAACTAATTTTTCCTCATATATTCGATCTTCATAATTCACTTTCCTCCCTCCCAGGAACTGCAACAACTCCGTCCATACCCTCATCCCATCAAACCCAGAAACCATTACCCACCACCGTTGATTCTCAACCAATCTCCCACACTAAAGATCAAcagaaaatttcaaaacatgAACGGTTCAAAACCTTTGAAACCCATAGTCAACCAAGTCCTCGCCGCCATGCTCAAAAACCAGCCCTTCGATTCCAATCTCGCCGCCTCCGCCGCCGCCTCTCAGCCGTGGACTGCGGACTCGGTTTCCCAAGTCCTAATTTCCATACCCAGATTCTTCTTCCAGTCCCCCCGCTCCGTCGGCCGCCAAACCGGGTTCCGCCACCGCGCTCCATTGAAGCAACGCAACCTCAGGCAAGAATCTTACAAATTCCACAACAACGTGCTCGTTCTCGGCCCGGCAGCCCACAGAGATCTCGACAAAGTTCAGCTCGGGTCGGACAAAGCACTCGAATTCTACTACTGGGTCGAAACCCGTTTCAGGTTTGCCCACAACGAACGGACTTGCAGGGAGATGGCGATTGTTTTGGCCAGAGGGAATAGGTTGAAAGCCCTTTGGGATTTTCTCAAAGAAATGTCGAAGAGAGGGAGCGGCGGGCTTGTTACCACAGAGAGCGTTACCTGTTTGATAAAAGTCCTAGGAGAGGAAGGCTTGGTTAATAATGCATTGGCTGCTTTTTATAGAATGAAGAAGTTTCATTGCAAGCCGGATGTGTATGCTTATAACACCATTATTTATGCTCTTTGCAGAGTTGGGAATTTCAATAAGGCCCGGTTTTTGTTGGAGCAGATGGAGTTGCCGGGGTTTAGATGCCCGCCGGATGTGTTCACTTATACGATTTTGATTAGTTCTTATTGTAGGTATGGTTTAGAGACGGGGTGTAGGAAGGCCATCCGGAGGCGGTTGTGGGAAGCCAACCACATGTTTCGAAACATGCTTTTCAGAGGTTTTGTTCCTGATATTGTCACTTACAATTCTTTGATCAATGGTTGTTGCAAAACTTACCGGATTGAGAGGGCGTTGGAGTTGTTTGAGGATATGAACAAAAGGGGTTGTATCCCCAATCGGGTTACTTATGATTCGTTTATTAGGTACTATGCTGCAGTTAATGAGATTGATAAGGCTGTTGAAATGCTATGGAAGATGCAAAATTTGAAACACGGAATGCCTACTTCAAGTTCGTATACTCCAATCATTCATGCCTTGTGTGAAGCAGGAAGGATCATAGATGCCCGAGATTTTCTGGTTGAGATGATTGATGGAGGCTCGATACCTAGAGAGTATACGTATAAATTAGTTTGTTATGCACTAAATTCAGCTGGAGAAGTCAATTTGCTTGACGATGATGTGCGTAAAACAATAAAAGACGGTATAGTGAGCAGGTATAGGCAGACAATGAAGGTGAAGCCAATGATGAGTCGCAAAGGATATGATAGCATGGTGGAAACTTGATCCCCACTTATTGATGATTCTTTTTATCATGCTACAAATCTGTGGAGCTGCTGTGCTGTTTCAGAAGTGTTACATGTTTGAAGCAATTTTCAGCCACTGTGAGTTGGAATCGCCAAGGCCTTAGGAATTGCAACATCTATTTTCTGAAAGCACTTGGCAAGTAGATAAACTCTTTTAACTTTGTCTGTGTCAAGGAACATCTGCTAAATTTTAAATTCAAGGAATGATGGCCCTTCAAGTTGCTGATGAGCTGCCAGCTTTGGTCACTGGCCTAGACTATATGCTGGAGCTCAAGGAACAtgataaaggtcgtacccagtgcacaaggctcccgctttacgcagggtctgggagaggtgaatgtcggctagccttactcccatttatgaagaggctgctcccaagtctcgaacccgagacctaccgctcatgggcgaaggcacttgcggCAAGTGCGACCTCTGATGGCAAAATCACATGAGAGAAAAAAATTACGGAAGGGCAGACGGCAGACCTCAAGGAAATACGCAGCTGCAGGCTCATAGCTTCAAGGAACATGATGATTGTGCTAAATtttactttcaaagaatgatGGCCCTTCAAGTTGCTCAGGAGCTGCAGGCTCAGGTTACTAGACTAGACTATATGCTGGAGCTCGTTAATCAGGAAGATTTTTGGCGTGATTTGTCTTCTGCTGTTATAATGGGGGGAGACTTGAACATTGTGCGACGAAGAAGAAAGTTAAGGTTGAAATTCGCCAACTTATGTCACAAAGTCTTTTCTGAGTTCTCACATTGTGGTACATGGTCAGGTATTTGGAGAGTACATATTGCTTGGTTAGAGCGGATGGCGCTCCTCTTACGCTCATGAATTTGAATCCACGTCCCCGCAGTTTAGATTAAATTCTTCGTTTCCTCCACACAACAgaacaaggaagaagaagaaaagaaaggacaaAACTTCTGGGCACTGCACGCTCTGCGTTTTCTGGTTGGATCTAGTGGTTTTCTACCGACACATAAGTTTTGTATGCCGTGCAAGCTTCACACAAGTCAATGCAAGGGGCTGCATGGTTCACACCTAAACCCGTCAAATTTGATAGTTCTTCAGCGTCTCTGACTTCCCCTATAAAGATTGACACCATATGAAGTAGCAGCTTTTTAGCTCTGAGTTCGATCTCTTCATTCATCCTTCCCAGTAGTTTATTTCCTGTTGCAAAACTTGAGAGTCCTGTCATTGTCACTGTAAGTAATTAGCTCGATCCATCGAGATTGATGATCGATcagtaaaatttgaaatttcccTTTGATTTTCTTTATATCTCTTAATTACTAATTAATGAGAATAGATATGTTCTAACTGCAGCTCACACTGGTGGCATCGGCAAGGCAAAGACTTGCTACTGCTTTACTTTCCGCCTCTATTTAGGTACTGGAACTCCCTCCTCCTGAACACACAAATGCCAAAATCTCTGTGTCAACTTGTCCAATCTGGTTTGTATTATTTACAAACTCTCTGAGTCCAGCATTTTACTGATCATATGAtgtagttttttattttgaaaaaagaaaaagaatacatGATTGAAAGTGGATTTGTCTCCGTAGGTCGAATATAAACtatgaataaattttttttaattgaaacgAAAGACTCCTACAAGTTTGCCAAGATGGCTATGTAACTCGGAAGACTACATTTTGACTGACTTATTGAAATAAACTAATACAAGCTCTATTATATAGTGAAAACTAAGGCAaaaccctaatccttaacaGGCAAGAAACTCTAATATCTTTGGCTAACAAGAATATCATATATAATAGTCTAATAATAACTAATTTTGCAAACAACCCccatcaaactcatggcggtacacgtcatgagtttgccaacaagcagatgcCGATGCAAGCTCTGTTAGGTAACACTACAAGGCAAGCTCCGTTAGGTGGAGACACAAGATAAGTGATTCAAGCGAGCTATTGAATCAAACAATTCAAGCGAGCAATTCGAACGAACAATTCAAGCGAGCAATTCGAACGAACAATTCAAGCAAGCAATTCAAGTAAATGAGCAAGTCAAGCGAACAAGCAAGCAAGTGCATTTTGGCAAACGATCCAATTAATAATCAGATGCACAACGTCACTCGAGTGGTGATCAGTCCAAACACTCGAGCGATCGTCCTGTTGATGGGCAACGACAATCTTCAAACACAAGCCCAATTGTAGCATCACGTGGGCCCCAATGACTTAAAAATGGCCAACcttttttccttccctttttttttcttcgttcttttttgtttttgtttttgtttttttttatgaaaaaacgttcttttttgttttttggttttcttcTATGCGTACAAACAGGAGCAACAAGCTCATTTTCTTCGTAGGTGTAGGATGGTGACGGATCCAGATGCGGGGTAACGGCGACTGGTGTGGGCAGCAATGCAACAAGGACGGAGAAGGTCAGGAGGGGTTCAGGCCTAGGAGGCGAGGCTGGTCTCATGGTTCAGTGTGTTGGTGCTTAAGCTTCAGCAGCTGCTTTTGATCCAAGTTTCTTATTTCCTTTCAATTTCGAAGTGTCTGTTCTTAATTTGTAATGTagggttgagattaaaacaaaGCTAATAGGCTAAATGTGTGCCACATGTCATAACAACTCACTTATGGGTGAGCATGTGCTGTGCATATGAGCGTGTGTGAGTTGGATGAGTGAGTGCGCCTCCAACGACTATAACTCACTCTccatttccattctctttgtaAGCATTAGTTCAGTTACATCTGAATCGAATCCAAGGAGCTACGACTCCGAGTTTCTCGACCTCCATTCTTTCAAGCTCTTCGAGCAGAGATCATCATCTCATTAATTTTTTGCTTGTACAAAATTGCTCTGATACCTTCATTACCACACACAGAGGCCATAAAAcactaacatggtatcagaatCAGGTTCATCGTTTTAATCTGGGCGTAAATATGTGATTTATGTGTTCTTCAGCGAATTGCTTTCATCGAGCCTCATCCTGTAGAATTGTGTTTTGGAAACCTGTGAAAATCGGAGATCCGAGTCTTATATGGCTGGATCAACGTGTTCTGAGCTTCGCACTCCAGTTTTCAATGGTGAAAACTATGAATTCTGGAGAATCAGACTGCGAAGCATTCTCAAGTCTCCTGGACTTTGGGAGCTTGTAGAAACTGGGTTTACTATCCTAGGATCATCTACAGAGTGTGCTGTGGTAGTAGTAGCCAATGAAAAGAAGGAGAAGGGTGTGGCTACTGAAACCCCAACAAATTTTGGGGAAATTATAATGGAGGATGCTAAGGCTATTGGGTTAATCCAAGGAGCTGTgattgatcaatttttttttccaagattTCCAATGAAGAAACTTCGAAGGAGCTTAGGATATCTTGCAGCAAGAGTTCAGAGGTGAGAAACATGTTAGAAATGTGAAATTGCAAGTTTGCGCAGAGAATTTGAGTATACTAGGATGAGAGATGATGAATCTTTGTCTGCATACCTTACTAAATTGTTTAACATTATGAATCAAATGAGAGGCTTCGATGAAGAATTATCTGGGGAAAGAGTTGTCCAAAAATCGCTtataaccaaggaagaaaatgccgataatatcggcgatattttgccgatattatcggtttttcacggtaacgatattttaataggtatccaatTGATTTTCGTCTAAATATCACGATATTTCCAAAACTATCGCAATAttttcgataatatcgcgagatcaaaacccaaaaatatttaaaaaatgctGAGAAGTCTCAACAAATAACTACACTTGATCTTAGCCAAAAGGGCTGAGCAAGGCATGCTTTTCTCAGCTTGGGAATGTGGCTTTTATAGGCATGTGTGCTTGCTCACTGCCCTTgcgtgggcgatgtgggattacagaaatcaaaacgttttgcTGCGACTTGCGAGGGCTGGTACATGTGAACTTGTGACTCCAACTAGGTAAGACTTAAGAGCCAGATCTAATTTGGGGCCTTCTATCCTATATTTGTGGGCAACGATCAAATGctaaagattaaacaaacataatatgttctactgtttagcaaaaaaagctacaaaccctttgcttatcaacaaaaaaagacaagtccttgcactagatatactttcaaattacgttgagtagcaacctgatatatgtattcggacgaattataaaacaattaacacactcctggcttcca
This window contains:
- the LOC103418036 gene encoding pentatricopeptide repeat-containing protein At1g77405, with amino-acid sequence MNGSKPLKPIVNQVLAAMLKNQPFDSNLAASAAASQPWTADSVSQVLISIPRFFFQSPRSVGRQTGFRHRAPLKQRNLRQESYKFHNNVLVLGPAAHRDLDKVQLGSDKALEFYYWVETRFRFAHNERTCREMAIVLARGNRLKALWDFLKEMSKRGSGGLVTTESVTCLIKVLGEEGLVNNALAAFYRMKKFHCKPDVYAYNTIIYALCRVGNFNKARFLLEQMELPGFRCPPDVFTYTILISSYCRYGLETGCRKAIRRRLWEANHMFRNMLFRGFVPDIVTYNSLINGCCKTYRIERALELFEDMNKRGCIPNRVTYDSFIRYYAAVNEIDKAVEMLWKMQNLKHGMPTSSSYTPIIHALCEAGRIIDARDFLVEMIDGGSIPREYTYKLVCYALNSAGEVNLLDDDVRKTIKDGIVSRYRQTMKVKPMMSRKGYDSMVET